In a genomic window of Trichoderma atroviride chromosome 4, complete sequence:
- a CDS encoding uncharacterized protein (EggNog:ENOG41~TransMembrane:8 (o55-74i86-106o112-131i287-304o340-364i428-451o463-485i497-515o)) yields MDVLLQASSLSSRRAPDVDLGSIAKMPTPGLAYALRTAYADAFKLAVANGRAEPLLIPFCLVAPFVVPALWLAVPHRRRAWFYHTRWLAMALIISSNVYHLAYTSSTNTACAYAAGLASTWGTMLSVNLLIWTRPQFDAARVVRRVKKDEDGGLIKKAGGEMHTEMRSTGHNGAIENVNGSGNEIRARKTISTNGTPNAETRQSEFEYVWEPYPSDRGFLERLAWATDLILCFRFSGWNWSVPTIPRPQIPLEISHGDKVEVDAIPKTSRSGYTRPLTTGVFVRGRLTKIVIFYFVLDFLSVYMKKDPYFILGPDYQGDIALPPHLHDFSPWLLLAYREAFSLLGVYGAIEAVFCVSDLVQYWLANRFYPSRGALWQFASTFGSFEQILARGLAGWWGGWWHQTFRMQFAAPATYLLRRGYLKRGTRLASVATMFVSFLQSGLLHASGSFTSTPKTKPWRAPAFFFLQMVGILLQQSTAHLFRLCVPLRLPRLVSRAVNLLFTLTWLFFTAPLFMDDCSSTGLWLVEPVPASPLLFLGFGSEGDHWWRWDWDHLPSLYFGETWWQSGIAL; encoded by the exons ATGGACGTGCTCTTACAGGCATCGTCGCTGTCCTCACGCAGAGCGCCAGACGTCGACctcggcagcatcgccaaaaTGCCCACTCCCGGCCTCGCCTACGCCTTACGGACTGCCTACGCCGATGCCTTCAAGCTCGCTGTTGCCAATGGCCGCGCAGAGCCTCTGCTGATTCCCTTTTGCTTGGTGGCACCGTTTGTTGTGCCCGCGCTGTGGCTGGCCGTCCCGCATAGGCGTCGAGCCTGGTTCTATCACACGAGgtggctggccatggccttgattATCTCGTCCAATGTCTATCATTTGGCGTACACGTCGAGCACGAACACGGCGTGTGCGTATGCGGCTGGACTGGCGTCGACGTGGGGCACTATGCTGAGCGTGAATCTGCTCATCTGGACGAGGCCGCAGTTTGATGCTGCCAGGGTGGTGCGGAGAGTCAAGAAGGATGAGGATGGTGGTTTGATCAAAAAAGCGGGTGGTGAGATGCACACCGAAATGAGATCAACCGGCCACAATGGAGCAATTGAGAACGTGAATGGAAGTGGGAATGAGATTAGAGCTCGGAAGACGATATCAACAAACGGAACTCCAAATGCTGAGACGCGGCAGAGTGAATTTGAATATGTCTGGGAACCTTACCCTTCGGATCGAGGCTTCTTGGAGCGACTGGCATGGGCGACAGATCTGATACTTTGCTTCCGATTTTCTG GCTGGAACTGGTCTGTCCCAACAATCCCCCGGCCTCAGATTCCTCTCGAAATCTCTCATGGAGACAAGGTCGAAGTAGACGCCATTCCCAAAACCAGCAGAAGCGGGTATACGCGTCCCCTAACCACTGGCGTATTCGTTCGCGGACGCCTCACCAAGATTGTCATCTTCTACTTTGTCCTAGATTTCCTCTCCGTGTACATGAAGAAAGATCCTTACTTTATCCTCGGGCCCGACTACCAAGGCGATATCGCTCTCCCGCCACATCTCCACGACTTCTCACCATGGCTGCTCCTCGCATACAGAGAAGCGTTTTCTCTCCTCGGCGTGTACGGCGCTATCGAGGCCGTCTTCTGCGTGTCCGACCTGGTCCAGTACTGGCTCGCCAACCGCTTCTACCCCTCCCGCGGGGCGCTGTGGCAATTTGCCTCAACCTTTGGCTCCTTTGAGCAGATCCTCGCGCGAGGCCTCGCTGGCTGGTGGGGAGGGTGGTGGCACCAGACTTTTCGTATGCAGTTTGCCGCGCCGGCGACGTACCTCCTTCGAAGAGGGTACTTGAAAAGGGGCACGCGCCTTGCCTCTGTCGCTACAATGTTTGTCTCCTTTCTGCAGTCGGGATTGCTGCATGCTTCGGGGAGCTTCACCTCCACGCCCAAGACGAAGCCCTGGAGGGCgccagcctttttcttcctgcaGATGGTGGGtattctgctgcagcagtcGACGGCGCATCTTTTCAGACTGTGTGtgccgctgcggctgccGCGGCTTGTGTCTCGGGCGGTGAATCTCTTGTTTACGCTGACGTGGCTGTTTTTCACGGCGCCCCTGTTCATGGACGACTGTTCGTCGACGGGGCTGTGGCTCGTTGAGCCTGTACCGGCATCTccgcttttgtttttgggATTTGGCAGCGAGGGCGATCATTGGTGGCGTTGGGATTGGGATCATTTGCCCAGTTTGTATTTTGGAGAAACGTGGTGGCAAAGCGGGATAGCGTTATAG
- a CDS encoding uncharacterized protein (EggNog:ENOG41), whose amino-acid sequence MQVARETTKVAYDTLSCADCYGDMYDLSKPSPVSRFQNMMCLAALVPSACNAYATILEMVDRDVERAKGENQLLYFNFKDVGGIWGNLIDEKGPTTPECALLRSFHDRYLEPEIWKATIRAILKVEVYGFNQKTASVSSTVDCSVSPTAFLHCGLKDVITLIDEKNQKRHDIADALMEANYALPDNHYLLFPGPPKPCPREDRQCVRMLDMARMALSNLAIS is encoded by the coding sequence ATGCAAGTTGCTCGCGAAACCACAAAGGTTGCTTATGACACCCTCAGCTGCGCTGATTGCTATGGAGACATGTACGACCTGTCCAAGCCGTCACCCGTCTCTCGCTTCCAAAATATGATGTGCCTCGCCGCACTTGTTCCCTCTGCCTGCAACGCTTATGCTACGATTCTGGAAATGGTCGATAGAGATGTGGAGCGAGCCAAAGGGGAAAACCAGTTGCTGTATTTCAACTTTAAAGACGTTGGTGGGATATGGGGGAATCTCATCGACGAAAAGGGCCCCACCACTCCTGAGTGCGCACTTCTCAGAAGCTTCCACGACCGATACCTGGAACCAGAAATCTGGAAGGCCACTATCCGAGCTATTCTCAAAGTTGAGGTGTATGGGTTCAATCAGAAGACGGCGTCTGTCTCGAGCACGGTAGACTGCAGCGTGTCGCCAACCGCCTTCTTGCACTGCGGACTGAAGGATGTCATTACGCTAATCGACGAGAAGAACCAAAAGAGGCACGACATTGCAGATGCTCTCATGGAGGCGAACTACGCTTTGCCTGACAATCATTACCTTTTGTTCCCAGGCCCACCGAAGCCGTGCCCCCGCGAGGATAGGCAGTGTGTGCGCATGCTGGAtatggcgaggatggcgcTGAGTAATTTGGCTATATCGtga
- a CDS encoding uncharacterized protein (EggNog:ENOG41) translates to MWLDGDGDAVAFAKTLDSDSNPPSSSLGFRKVACTKEPGGCSRCQKEGIACVYSPQKPMGRPRKRRHAPPVMPVSLPMPAPVSTAAAQPASSLDAAPTSTIAEALARVLPPAQAAAMFSVGPPAAYVGADQHGQNSSHHHQGCHCQHHCHQHNTTAHQHNHCHQPQPAVASDLAVHLLSQPLPSDMSSYLNLSPEYSTDDSTSLLMDDSGALAHIPRHSQGLFDGTAMPVMSLNQAGLFEDISFDEIETDSSASSMTKDFNDSLQKYMVSQYLDPPST, encoded by the coding sequence ATGTggttggatggagatggagatgcagttGCCTTTGCAAAGACGCTTGATTCTGATTCGAAccccccctcctcttctctaGGATTCCGCAAAGTCGCCTGCACCAAAGAGCCCGGCGGCTGCTCGCGCTGCCAAAAGGAGGGCATCGCATGTGTTTACTCGCCGCAGAAGCCCATGGGCCGTCCCCGGAAACGGCGCCATGCACCGCCTGTCATGCCCGTGTCTCTGCCCATGCCTGCACCTGTATCCACGGCCGCAGCCCAGCCCGCGTCTTCGCTAGATGCCGCTCCGACGTCAACCATCGCTGAGGCTCTGGCTCGGGTTCTCCCTCCTGCTCAGGCTGCTGCCATGTTTTCTGTTGGCCCTCCAGCTGCATATGTCGGCGCTGACCAGCATGGCCAAAATAGTAGCCACCATCACCAGGGCTGTCACTGTCAGCATCACTGCCATCAGCACAACACCACTGCCCACCAGCACAACCACTGccatcaacctcaacctGCGGTGGCATCAGATCTGGCTGTGCACTTGTTGAGCCAGCCGCTGCCATCAGACATGTCCTCTTACCTGAACCTATCGCCCGAATATAGCACCGACGACTCGACTTCACTTCTGATGGACGACAGCGGGGCACTTGCTCACATTCCACGCCACAGCCAAGGGCTTTTTGACGGTACAGCCATGCCTGTCATGAGCCTGAATCAAGCTGGTCTTTTTGAGGATATTAGCTTTGACGAAATAGAGACAGACTCGTCTGCCTCTTCCATGACTAAAGATTTCAACGACTCCCTTCAAAAATACATGGTTTCTCAGTATTTGGACCCCCCCAGCACCTAG